Genomic segment of Dromiciops gliroides isolate mDroGli1 chromosome 3, mDroGli1.pri, whole genome shotgun sequence:
ctctcaaggtctctctgaagaactttaatattgattgtgagacatgaaAGACACTGgtacaggaccacccagcatggcatacctgcatcaaagaaggcaccatgctctatgagcaaagcagaattgtggtAGCACAAAGGAAATAAGATACACAAATCTAGAGAATTTTCCATCCTAGCTGTTCAAACAGACTACTTGTGCCTGACCTTTGATAGAACCCTCTGAATTCTACTGGACTGATCATCTAGAGGTGATTGTACCTTGATCACAACATCATGATATCATTAGTCCTTTTCAAgtatgagggagaaaaaaacataaaGTATTTTTGAAAGTGAGAAGCAGTGTGTCATAATGAATAGGAagttggaagttttttttttttttttttagtgaggcaattggggttaagtgacttgcccagggtcacacagctagtaagtgtcagatttgacactgaggccagatttgaactcgggtactcctgaatcccaggcagggtactgcgccacctagttgccccttaagtCCTATTTCTGATACATAGCATGTGATCtcgagtaagtcacttaacctcttagtgctttaggtaactctttaagactataactTGCAAGTGATATGTACTGTGTTCAAAATAACAgtgatattgtaagatgattagctgtgaatgacttagttattctcagcaatacaatgatccaagacaactccgaaGGATTTATGACAAAAAATTcattccatctctagagaaagaactgatcatgtttgaatatagattgaagcatcatatttttatttttcttgagttatatttgtgttttctttcacaatctgctaatatggaaatgttttgcatgactatacatgtataacttatattgaattgcttgtcttcttaaagaaggaggggtgggaagaaagaaggaagagaatttggaacacaaagttttaaaaatggacattaaaattgtttttacatgtaattttggaaaaataaaattctaaataaaaaaagactataatttgcagagaaCTGCATTAATAGAGGACATTTCCTCATCAGGGAGTACCCAATATGAGAGGAATCATGGCTGTGGTCCATATTCCTAGTCTCCATTCCTTTAGAAAGTATGTAATTAAATGACAAAATGGGTTAAACAAAAACTAGTTCATAATTAATTACCATTATATAgcctttttcattatttaccaCTTTTTGTACAATTagtatcttatttggtcctccaTTTGGCTGACTAATATTCAACATATTCAACTATATTTCTCCTAACCTTTATCCTATGCTTTTGCCTAATCAAtcttaatccttttctttttgttatcagCACTAAAGTCTGTTGACCTCCATGGATTTGGGAATCTCCGTCATCAACTTGTTGTGGACTTGGAAAGGAAGATCTCCATTCAATGGCAAAGACATGGCTACCCCTTGATTGGCTCAAGTGTTTATTCagcaaaaaataatgaatacCTAGTCCATGCCATTGACAGAATTGAAGGAGACAGAAACACCATTGTTGTCTTTACTCTGGGCCAGCACTTTAGGTTTTTCCCCATTGATGTCTTCACCCGACGAGCCATCAATGTCCACAATGCCATTGAACATCTATTCCAGAGAAGCCCAGAAACAAGAGTTATCTTCAAGGCTGAAAATACTAgggaaattaatatttattctgaGTTATTTAGTGATTTTCATGGCTATATTCAGTCTCTGGTTTTGAAAGACATCTTCCAAGATCTCAATGTGGCTGTCATTGATGCCTGGGATACAAATATTGCCTATGGCACCAATAATGTCCACCCACCTGAATATGTAGTTGAGAATCAGAttaacacattcttttttttttatggggcaatgagggttaagtgagttgcccaggatcacacagctagtaagtgtcatgtgtctgaggctggatttgaactcaggtcctcccgaatccagggctagagctttatccactgtaccatctaactgcccccagattAACACATTCTTAAACTATATTTgttagaaaacagatcaagggggcagctaggtggcgcagtggatagaacaccggccctggagtcaggagtacctgagttcaaatgtggcctcagacacttaacacttagtagctgtgtgaccctgggcaagtcacttaaccccaatagcctcactaaaaaaaaaaaaaaaaaagaaaacagatcaagTCCCAGTTATCCTTGAGCAAATTATATCTGCTATTGTTATCAATGTCATGTCAAGCCAGCCAACATTTTACCACTTAAGAACTCACTTCAAGTCAGTTAGGTAGAATTAAAAtagggaaataataatatttttaaaaatgaatttcccTTGACACAGAGAAATTATTCCTTGTGATTTTTCAAGGTTTTATTCAGTGCTTGTCACATGTTCATTCTCACTACATTATAAACCTTATGATCCTCTAATATCTCCTTACTACCCAAAGTAGTTCTTACTCATTCAATAACTCAGCACTCAATTTGAGATAGAGGTATTTGGAATATTGCTTAAACACTAAAACAACTGTTTAGGACTCCATAATGGAGTAAGCATAAAAGAGGACCCCTAGAAAGTATACTTTGATAAAGGGAtggtatcattttttttaactctcttaGTTCCTCACACAATACTCTGTACACAACAggttttcaacaaatattttaatgaatgtcTGAGAAGAATAGATTTTCCTAGGTAGccaactttgttatcttcttgccTGGATTTTTGCTCAGATCATTCTTTCTCCATTGCAGTTGCCAATTAcctaaaaagataaaaagtaacTGGGTCAAACTATGTCAGTAACTTACCAGAAACACCTTGGAGTGATCTGCATTTAAATGCACAAagagaataaagatgaaatttagGATTGAGAGGGAAAGGGGTACTAAAAAGggaacaggaaagaaagaaaaaaagttgggaTGAGTTATTGAAAACATTTTatctgatatttttaaaagaaattgaaagcaGAAGGAAGGTAAGAGAAGAACATAAATTTAATGAATGGACATGGggaaaagaatgaagaggaagGCTGATGAAAAGGCTGTCTATGCAGAGTAGATGATGCTGTTTTAGCATAGGTAGGCATGGCACCTGACTCCTAGGCAGCcagatgccacagtggatagatcacatGACtttgagttaggaaaacctgagtacaaatcttgTCTGAAACTCTTAGTAATGGTttcaccttgggtaagtcagttgacctttctttcttccagtttccctatctgtaaaatgggaatatgggaatgataatagtaaaatctacttcacagggccattgtgaggatcaaatgggtcAATACatctaaaatgctttgcaaatcctaaagcagtatataaattctagttattatcataatcatcatcattattattaattatctcttCTCTGGGATGAGATTGGCTCACTCATCCACCTGCACTGATGCTGCCAGTTAGATTGTTTTCTCAATGAAGGTGGGCACACTATTACAAATCATTTGCAAAGTCCTTCAAGAAATCATGGTAGGAAAAATACACTCCTAATACTCACATCTATAGCTATTCAGCTCCCACCATAAAGACAGGATGACaccattaactattttttttttgcggggcaatctaggttaagtgactttcccagggtcacacagctagtaagtctcaaatgtctgaggtcagatttgaactcaggtcctcctgaatccagggcttgtgctttatccactgcgccacatagctgccccaataccattAACTCTTAATCTTGTAGTAAATCATTTACtaaacagaaggtaaaacagatatgattaaaatattatatcatgCTAATAAACCTGGGACACATTCTCCCACCAGTGCACAAAATGTgcatgaaagaaaatggacacaAATTTGCAAAATCATAGCATGGAGGCACATGAGTAGGGAACACATATACCTGGAGCAACATGCAACTTTGAACTGTGACCCTTGATCTCCCTGGTCTACCTCAGAGATGGTCTGTACCAGAAGTCACTGAGAAACCAAACTATTCATCTTTTTGCCCTTTCCATTCTCTTGAAGGATGGGGCCATTTCTCTGTTGGATACTACATTCAGGTTGCTGTCTTTCTGGACccatcattttttgggggggcaggactGCTTGAATATTGTGTACATGTACCTCCTCTTCTGGACTACAACAGAAGTATTAAGTTCATTCTACACATAACTCTAAACCAAGAATGAAGAGATTTTTCAGCTCCATCACCTTGGCTGAGCTCAAGAGGCTacattatacattttttaaatttagaattttccccccaaattacatgtaaaaacaaaatttgacatcaatttaaaaaaatttcatgttTCAAATTCTGTTCCTCCCTCTCTACACTGCCCCcccaaactcaagcaattcaatatatgttatacatgagtagtcatgcaaaacatgagtagtcatgcaaaaagaaaacagacaaaaacaaaacttcagataaagggactcacaaaaaaattatgcttcagtctctattcagataccatcagttctttctctgaagatggattctatttttcataagtccttcagatttgttttggatcactgcgtTGTtcaaaataactaagtcattcacagcagatcatcttacaatattgctgttattttgtatacagtatatttctctCTGAATCagctcatataggtctttccaacACTATGCATTTCTAACAAAAAGCTGAAACTCTAAATCTGGGAACTTCAgagctttttaaaagtttactccTTTGACTAAGATCTGAGATAGCATTATACTCATTTGCAAAAAGTATTTCCCTTAAGCCCAGGATCTGCAGAGCTTTTCCTGATCTATTCCCTTGATTGGGTTTCTACTTTTTAGGCAGTAGATAGCAGCACAGAGAAAtgtcaaatataaatttcttctCAATAAGCTCTTACAAGCAGCAAAGCTTTTCCTCCACTCAGATATTCCAAGAGCAAATGGCATTGTAGACTCTGAGGTCTTCTAGTTATGTAGTTATGAGGTTGTTTCTTAGACGCAGCTCTGAAGTTTCTTCTCATACCCATTTTGGAACTCTGATTTTCACTAATCTACTGATCTAAAATAGGATCTCTTGTGGAAAGGAACTCATCTCTATCTCATGGTAAGAAGCCAAAAATCTGCATTTTAGTCAGCCAAACTATACATAGGAAATACGTGGTGATTTTGTAGACACCAAATAATTTCAGGTATCAGGGTTTCCCAGTACTCAGTCTTAAAGTTCTTATTTCATTCATTAGATGCTTGGAAATCTGACACTTCTGTCATTTTTTCTCACTGTCTTCTCTTTGCGTGGATACCTTTTCTGTGTTGCTCACatgaatgattttatttttacccaTTTTAATCAAGAAAATGATACTCAATCAGAAAGGGTACCACCTTAATACTGTGATTCCTTGACCCTATGAAAGGAGTTcatagtgaatagaaaatttcatacTAACCATTATTTGTCACTGCTCCAGTTGCTCTTAGTCTGAAACTTGCACTTATAATAGTTGGAAGTTTCTATCCAAGAATAGATATTACAAGTTCCTTGGTCCCATTCTGTAACCTAGCCAAAGTTGGAAATcaggtcagaagaagcaaaaaTATAAGAACTCCACAGAAACTCTTAACTTCTCATTTCAGCCAACTTCTTCAACTTCCTCTCCTATCAAACCATTTTATCAAAGTTATTACCAAAGAGCAAAATGCTATATGGTTGAAGGTTCTCCTTTTTGCCTGCCCAAACACAGAAATGTAAAGAGCTGTTTATGTACCTAGAACATATCCAAATATGCCACTTGAACTATTATTTGGGTGCCAGGTCCCATGTGTCAAAAATAAACTATCCAGGCTTGTGAAAAGATAActctaagatcataaattttGATCTGGAAGACACCATAAAGGTCACCTACTATAtactcctaattttatagatgaagaaatagagattcagagaagttaaaaagtCACATGGATCTTAAGGAAGAACCAACATTCAAACCTATATCCTCTGACCCTAAATCCAGTCAACCTGTCAAAATGGCAATGTGTCTTGAAGACAATTCAATATAGTCCaaagggcatttattaagtccctaccattCCTAAGGCATTGGTACCAAGCACCAAGGATAGAAGTACAATAGGGGACAGCAATGATGACCAAAAATCTCCAAAACCTTATCAAAGTCATAGGTGTTTGTCACTATTTTATCCCTCCATTTTTGGTCATAACGTCATCCTTTATGGACTTGTGAAAATATATCTCATCCATATGGGGCATGTAAGCGGGCAAAACTTTTTTCAGTATGACTTCAAAACCCTATAAAGCAtccaggtggtgtagtgaataaaacactcagcctggagtcaggaagacctgagttcatatttgttctcagacacttactaaccctgggcaagtcacttatcctatatttgcctcagtttcctcaacagtaaaatggcaataataaataACACATCTTacagagttgctgtgagaataaaataatatttggaaagctttGCATAGCATTTGGCAgatagtagacactatataattGTAGATAGTAGTCTCTTTATAATTTACTTAAGTCCCCCAATCCCCCATACAACCTCAAGGAAACAATGTAATAGTCACATAAAAAGTGAAAGATATCAAAGTATTCTGAAAAACAGTGAAGGTCTCAGCAAAGAACTATTCCCCAGACTGCTTTTTGCCCATCACCACCAACCTAACAGGCTTCCATTTTGTGTTTTTGCTGTGGTAGTTTCTGTCACTTTCCCCTAGGCATTAACTTAGTCTAATCACCACATCCTTATACCTTAATATGAATAGAACATTGAGCTGACCTAGTCCCATTTCTAGAAGGTATGTGATATGGGTGAAAAACCAGCAGTATGGAGCCAATCTTCCATGCTGAGAGTTGTGAAGTATAAACCCTAATGCAGTGGTTCTCCTTTTCAAGAATTTTCATACATCAAGAAACAAGCCAGATATTTCTACCTTTTCTTGCAGAGGAGCCTTGAAGTTGTATAACATCTGTAGTCTGGATAGGATTAAATGCCACAGCATAGGTTGAGGGAAGATCAAGTTGTGTGGAAGCCTGATGCAATGCTACTTGATCAAGAGACAAGGGGGGCAGATGGCAGGAGGGCCAAAGAAAAAGACTAGGGATAAGTCCTGCCTCTAAGCAGGAAAATCATCagtacataaagaaaaaaaataaggaaataaggaaaaaataagggaaattcaaaacaaaatgaagaaatcatGTATTCTGATAGTGACctgaaaattccatttaaaaaaaaaagctagaaggCAAATTATATGAGACTTCCCAACAATGGAACAACAAGAACTTCTGTAATGgttcaaaatagaaataaaattttaaaaaggaaattaagactgAAATTAAGGCGGAAATCAGAGCTCTCAGAATAAATTAATAAGGCACCTTATAGAATAGTCAGTTTAAAACACAGAAAGTATTacaataacagctgacatttctataatactttaaggtttgcaaattgcttcacatatattatttcatttgatcctcacaataaccctatgaaataagtgctactattatctacatttaaaataaaatttaataaacatttttatttaaacttttgaattccaaattctatcccttcctccctcctctcccctccccatccatgaagcagtaagcaatcagatatagtttatacatgtgcaattatgtaaaacattaccatattagtgcttttgtataaaaaaaaactaaaagaaaaaaattgaaagaaagaaattgaaaaatagcatgcttcagtctgtgtttaatcaatatcagttctttcttttgaggtgcatagtattgtggtaaaaattatttgtggtaaagattaatattgcagtttttagctgactcattttgggggggccacacctggcccaccccgaggttatgtatgctgctgaggtcagaaggagaactctccataagCAGTTttagaaggacctccccttttcagGGAGGAAAGAttaaatgctccctgaagggagtcAGAGGGTTCTTCAGGAATGCTACACTTCTTCAGGAATGCTAGCAGTCTGGCAAGCTCTCTCCCCTTCTGGTGGTGCAAGTTCTCTTGGTCTTGGGCCCTTGCAGTGGTGGAGTGAGTTCTCAGTCACGGGCAGCTATTTTCCCCGGTGGcacgagcaactgtagactgtccaggtgtgggtgagttaattatggaaaa
This window contains:
- the LOC122747907 gene encoding LOW QUALITY PROTEIN: NXPE family member 4-like (The sequence of the model RefSeq protein was modified relative to this genomic sequence to represent the inferred CDS: deleted 2 bases in 1 codon) yields the protein MVLEKNFENPLENQTIPLKGKCKPGMWPPVPNGYVWHNTWNLVSCNLSHFHTEPNECLKGKLIYILGDSTTHQWIEYFIKHIKTLKSVDLHGFGNLRHQLVVDLERKISIQWQRHGYPLIGSSVYSAKNNEYLVHAIDRIEGDRNTIVVFTLGQHFRFFPIDVFTRRAINVHNAIEHLFQRSPETRVIFKAENTREINIYSELFSDFHGYIQSLVLKDIFQDLNVAVIDAWDTNIAYGTNNVHPPEYVVENQINT